In Panulirus ornatus isolate Po-2019 chromosome 66, ASM3632096v1, whole genome shotgun sequence, the DNA window TTTAGCTGAATCAAGGGATCCCTGGGACCTGAGTTCTCCTCTTCTACAGCCATCTGTCTTTCCCTGATTCGTGGCTCTTCTCTTAGCAGTGATTCCTAGCTGCTGTTCCTTAGATCCTAGAACACTAGTGAGTTGCTcctgcttctttttcttctgtcgTTTGTCATTTTCCCTTGCACATAAACgacaagtattctttttcccaattccattttctttttgctttgtatCCTCTATTCTCACCTTCAAGGAACTGCCATGTGATTTTCTTTGCTTACTAGATACTTCATCTTTGCTAGATTTTTCAATTTCTTTGGTGGGAGTGCTACATGGAATATGATGACTGCCCTGTCTCGCTTCTTTTGTCATGTCATCTGTCTCTAATCTTACTTTGCTGCTATGTCTTGATTCTTTGATTACAATGGGTTTCACTGGTTCTTTAAAAGTGCCATGATTAGGTTGTGATTCTTCTGGACTTAGTAATGGTAAACTACTTTCACTTCGATTCATTCTGAACATCTCAAAAGAAAATGGACTTTCTCTGAAGAGAGACATAGCTATATGTGACCCAGACCTAGATTCACCACTGCTTGTTGACAGTGTTGGAGAACTGAGCATGGGACTCCTAGGCAGTGGATCCTCCCTTCCCAACTCTCGAGGTAATGATGGAGAAGTTGAGGACACACTGCTACTTGGGGAAAGGGAAGACCGACAAGGTGAAGTAAAAGGTAATTCTAACTCACCTTTCTTAGCTTCTTGGTTTTTCTTCTGTGCTGAGACTTTATCAAATTCAGAAATAcctttcaaaataccctctgGGGAAAATTTTCCTCTccaggaggttggaggaggaagattaaCTGTTTCAGTTAAGGGCTTAATGGCTACCTCGGCCCATGGCTTCATTTCACCTCTTCCAATGGCCTCTGACCCCAGCGGTGAGAGTGCTTTAGGTTGATGGTGACGATCAGGGACCCAGCTCCTCAAACATTGTCTCTCTAACAAAGAATCAGGacttctctgtctctctaatAAGGAGTCAGGGCTTCTTGAGGGCTTCTTTGACTCTAACTTTTGATCTACTGAGGGTTGTAAGGGCAGTGGCTGGTCCAGATGGGCTATTGTAAGTTTCCTTCTTGCTTTAGGACTTCTTTTCATGACAGAATCTGTGGAAGAATCTAGAGATGACACAACACTGCTGCTGGTAGCGAGTAAAGATGGTGATGAAGTAGAAACTTTTGACACAGCCTCAAATTTCTTATCCACATCAGTGGTTCCTGTACTCGCCATGCTAGTTGAGCGCTGTCTCATAGACTCCAATTCTCTTCTTGAGACACCTGCAAGTGGTTTAAAGTAAATTTTTGTTTACAATGCACAGCATCTTTAAAATATGCAATCATTAGGGACAAAAATATGGTTTAAAGTTGGGAAAGAGAAAGATTCATATATCTATTAACTGTACAGGTAACTATCATAGTACTGTCATAATACTACAGAAAAAAGTTATGTAGTACATGTAAGACCAGTGTGTCATTAATTACCCATTACTCATCATGACAGTTATATCAATATcatttgaaaaaagaagaatgtgAAATGACTGAGGGAAAATATGCAGAGTTTTTGATACACCAAATATATGAAAAAGGGTACATGGTACAGCATCTAAAAAACAAGACAAAATCCTTAAACTGGAGTTAAATTGGCTGATCAAAGTTACCTAAGGATGACTGTTCTATGAATGATCTGGAGATGGAAGTTGACCTGGAAGGCAGTTTAACCacaaggggcaagggtgatattCTACAGTCCTTTTTCTTGTCAGTTTTTGCTCCATTCAATTCAGTCCCTGCCAATACAAATCTTTTTAAAATCTTCAAATATTCACGATAATGAAATGCTCCAGTTTTAGTATTCAAACTGTACTAATTCTGATTTCATACTTATCAACTGGAAATGCCCCTGTCTACATTCAAATCAGGACTGTTCATGCAAAATCCACCCTAGGCATTGTTACTTATTACATCCAGAACTCAAATTTAGAAAACCTAACAATATTAGTTGATTGAACGACTGAGCAATTCTGCATGATGATCTATTAAGTGCAGGATGTAAATGGTTCACAATATGTAACATTTTAAACCAGTCTGATGGTGtcaatagtgaacagttctttgagagagaaaaagattgaaCACTCGTAAAATTAAACAAGAAGCCTGTTAGAAAAGATTACTTTCATTTTATGAATAATGAAGAAATAGAAAAACTAACAAAACCTTGAGAGTGAACAGCATATAGAAGCTTAAAAGCTGTAGAATAATAGAGAAAGTTCTAAAGACAGGACCCTatgagtgtagagctccctcccctaCTAGACAAATAATTTATTACTCAGGCAAATAAGCTCACTTTACCATGTTTTTTCAACATTCAAACACTAGTCTATCATACTTATTCCCActaatctccctctctctctctttttctctcaaactgatctccctttctttctctcaaaCTCCCTATATCACCAAGTGAGCAACCCATCATCAATACAATTAAGGATTATTTTCACAATATTAGCACTTCAGTTACGTACAGTATTATTCATTCTGTTATCTAATTCTTCATACATTACTAAAAATTCATTAACAGCTGCTTACTTCATATCAGAAATCCTGTTTCCAAACCCTCTACCATAGACATCCATGAAAGATTGTTGCACTTGTCTGCGAGTTCACATCTTCAATACCCTCCTTAGAATTTCAGTTATATGACTGCCATTCAAATATCTTATTAGATTAGCCTCAATTATACCAGATTTATCAAATTTTCTACTACTATCTATCTAGCgacatctctgacacccattccctgtgggaactccctcaagggggaggCCAtagcaagtctccataactgacaaactccagtgccacttcttttcatgcctcacccttatcAATGGGCCATTGACAGGGAGCAACTcttgcacagtgtttccagaggctcttacctaacgttcataccaactacttctacctattgtgtCAACCAATGTTCCTGTCTAAAGTTccaatctactacttctacctaaagtttctacctatTGTTTCAGCCTAAttttcctacccactacttctatctattgctcctaccactttgtcaaaaggcaggggtCGTGCATGGCTtttaccgcaggaaaatctagagttatgaagaataagttgtgtgagttaagtgttatcaagtgttgtatgtgacaaggagagagtatatttgtagacagaatgccagaagtctatgtgtgggttaggcagaaagaaaagacaactacctgggtcagaggagtgcaacttgacaacctgtGAAGTGCTAGCTCAATATGCAGCtgccactaaccctcctaatacccaggtgGGGAGTATCAGTAAAATACCTCCCTAGATGGTAACTTCCTAACAATTGCTATCAACTACTACTTATATATCtaaaatgtttatattttttcaatatatattgcAGTGTGCAGGTGTCTGTATTAATCTACCAACACAAAAAATTTGGTAGAAAGTACAGAAACACTGCCAAGGGAAAAATGCAAAGTTGTCAAGACAGGTTTCCCTGTTGCTTCTTTATTTCAGCCTATCATCCCATTCAAGAGCAAGAGCTTATTTCTCTTTCATTCACTTTGCAATTCCATCCTGTAATATTCCTTAAATTCTCACACATTATACAGTCTTACACTCCTCCAAATTATTTGTCCTCTCTTGTTTCCATCATTTTATATGTATAAATAATGCTACTAAACAATCCCACATTCTCATAAGAATTTAATTACTTTCTTTTATAACTGTTTCCCATTTCCCATGCTATAGGTCACTTATAAAATATAGCCTTAATTGCTCCCATCCACTCTTTGGCTGTTATGATCAATGCATTAAAACCAAAGCCTGtaatccataaccaggccccatggtttccccagaccacTTCTTATTTCCTATAAGGCAGTGAGCAGCTATTTCATTTGCAAAATGACCAAACCAACATGCAGAATCATTCAGAAAATGCTTCATTTCCTTATCTTTATCACTAAAATGTACGGAACATAATGACTGAGGCATTTCATGGAAATTCTTCTTGTGCTAACCTCCTTCCAGTATGGTAAATGGCGTATGCATTTTAATTGATAAATGGACAATAAAAAAAGCAGATTAGGTCAGATATAAGGAAttttgttataaaaaaaaaaaactatagatGGAATATGACAGTAAATATATCAAGGAAGTTTGGAAATATGCCTCAATGTTTGAAGGCATTTCCAACAATCATCCTGATTTATGCTACACAGGGTATCTGTGCCATCACAGTACATATTCATCAATAACAAAAGACTTACCTGAATGTTCACCCGCATCTTCGCTTATTGTGTCCATCCGGTGAACGTCCTCAACTAATGATAATTTGGGCATCTCAGCAGGTGGCGGCATGACCCTTTCAGCACTGGCCACCCCTGATGAAGGCACGGCACGACGACGTTCTTCCTCCTCTCGACGTTTGATCTCTCGATCCAGTTCTTCAATGTCTCTCTCTGTGGGCCAGCCACGCTCAATGACAGAGCTACCCGAGTTTGGAGATGAACTGGCTGAAGAGTCACTATCTAGGTCATCAGTTTCTGGGTTAAAGACATCAAAGGTCAAAAATCGTGGCACAGTCTTGCGAACAATCTGCACATTACGGCTTCCACTATTTCCCGTCTTACGAATTATCTCCACATTTTCACCCAAAAGAAGTGATGAGAGCTGTTGGGTGAAACTAGTATCTCTTTTTACAACCTGTGGCTCATATTTTGGTTTATATTTACTCATCTGTGATGACATCTGTGATGAGGTCTGATGAATGGACTGTGTCGAGGTAGGGGTCTTGACAGAGGTAGTTGTCACAGTGGAAGTTGTAGATTTCTTTGGAGCAGGGGACACCTCACTAGTAGATTTCCCAATCAGAGGTGGTGATTCCAGAGGCACAGCTTTGGGAACTAGAGAATGAGAGAAGTAGGAACCACTACATGAAGactttgttggtggtggtgtgtcaggaGGTGTTGTTTCATTATGGTTTAACAGACGTCCAAGACTCCCACCACGCCCAGCTGGAGGCCTTGGAGTTGCCATGGCTACAGTGCGAATAGTTGGCACTTCACGACCAATGGTGGAGTCACTTTTCGTCTTTTCTGGAGTTGGCATAGGACTTTGAACTGAGATCGGAATCTCTTGTGGAGCATCTGACGGAGGGCTAATACGCCGCTGTTGTTCAGGTCTTGTTGATCCTCCTAATACTTGTGTCCCCATCTTTGGCCCTGTTTTAACTCCTCCTTTAGTTCCCAAATAGCGTGTTGGAGTAAAGTAACGACCACCTGGACCTGGAGATTTAGGGGACTTAGGTGACCTAGGTGACTTTGGGGAATGTTGCTTATCTGAACCTTCTGATGACTCAGAAGAAACAGACCGATTTCGCTCTTTGTCAGTGCCATTAACACCAGCCTGACCTGGTTTGGGAACAAATATCACAGACACACAGCTATCTTCAGAATCCAGACTAGTGTCACTCTGAAAACTATTTTCTTTCGAACTATCAGAACTTTCCTCACGGGAAGATTTTCTATCACTGGGCTCTTTCCCTAAGAACTTTTTTTCCATCACACACGTCCTTGCCTTATCAATCAGTGCATCACTGCCATCACTGGACTTCCCCAACTGGTATATACTTTGAGCTCTAGGTCTAGTCTCGTTGTGTTTCTTATCGTCTAACTGATGGTCTGGGTCACCTTCTTCCAAATGGTGACTCTCAGAGTCACCCTCTTGCATAGACCCATCACAAGAGGGTGATTTCGTGTCTTTAGTTACTAGAATTTCACTCTTCCATGACTGCAAGAGTTTAACAATACCTTTCTTTAGAGAGGAATCTGTTTTTTCTCGTTCAAATCGATCTAAACTAGCAGTTCGTAGTCTCTGAAAACTCTCTCGAATATTCTGAAGTCTTTTAAACTGAGCTGTAAATAACGATTCTCTCAGAGTCTCTTGTTTTTCCTCCTTATTACCATATATCAGGTCTTCGTTAAGTGAACTTTGTTTCTGAATACTCTGTTtaagcttttctttttctaaaaatctatctatacatataaatTCATCGTTAAGAGAACTTTGTTTTATTATACCCAGTCCTTTTGGGATGCTTAAATGGTCCTTATCATCTGTTGCATCAGGCACATTGACAGTTTCCGATGTTTTAGGTGCTTTACTTATTTCTATAACAATCGGTGTTTCTACATCACTCGCGTCACTTTCATTGATAGAGGCCTTTTGCTTTTTTAGCGTAGGTCTTTTCCTACTCACTATTGGACTGTCTCCACTGTCCATACAAGGTTCATCCACAACACCATCTGCTTTTACATCCTCATCACCACCCTTTTCATCAGATTCCTTCACTGCCACTGTCACCACCGAACCTTCACTTGAAATATCATGACTAGACAAGGATAGACAAGAGGAGCTAGATTTTGAGCGCAAAACACTGCTTGGCACATCACTAATTCGCTTTGAATCCAGTGCTTCCCGACTGATAGATTTTTTCCTTCCAAAGAGAGTCCCTGGAGGACCAAGAGGACTCCCTGGAGATCTTGGCGATGCTTGCACTAAGTCTGTCAGGCTTTTTGACTTGGCCTTAACATCAGGGTCTccaatgatgatggtggcagcGGGTGTGGTGGGCAAGGGTGGCGCTGGGGTGAGTGGAATGTCCAAAAGTGCTGGATCATCAGGTTCTAGATGTCGCAGTTCTATAGGCACATCATCCAAATTCTCCTGCGAGTCAAGTGAGCCATCATTGCTCACAGAAGGGCGTTGGCCTTCACTGAAGGAGGGTCGAGGTTCAGATGCTCCCCCGGCCTCCATGCTGAGAGAGTGGCTGTCAGACCTAAATGCACTGAAGCTTCCACCATGCATGAACCAAGACCTGCCAGATGTAGATGACCCACGACGACTGCTGGTCAGCTTCTGCCAAACAAGCAGAGATATAAACAGGAGAAGAATCTAACAACATCAATTAAATTTAAACTCAGATTTGCATTTTGTCTCAAACAGCTGGCAAATATATTCCAAATATAAGcataaaaatttcagcatagaatGTTAAGTTTTTCATGAATCATTACCTCATCAAAGAGTAAAACTATAACAAACAACAGAAAAACCACAGTAAACATGCCAGCAAAGAAGCAAATGTTATCAGGGGTCAGAAGCAAAGAAGATACTGTTAAAAAGGATATGGCAATTTTGAAATCTCCCATGCATTAAAGGAAACATCCTGGATACCAGGGATATTAATTACTAATAATCTGCTCAGAAACAATTCCTAGTTTATACATGTGCGCACAGTCCACTGAAGAATAATGGCACAATGAATAAGGAATCACAAAATTATCTATCTCTTCCATGATAATTTTCCAAGAATGCTGCAAGATAGATGAAGTAGGTATGGTGAATATAATGCCAAAGGGAATGGGAGacacaaaggaagacagtataccAAGCTCATGGGGCCACAGTCCAGCCAGACATACTAGGAGCTCTAAAGGCACCAAACATCCAAAGCATTATGGAGCATGCACAGGGATAAAAAGAGATAACAATGAAAACTACAGAAGTTAGAAGAATATATCCTTTtataatgggtaaaaaaaaatataagaatctaattatacatatatatatttattcatttatttatttattttgctttgtcgctgtctcccgcgtttgcgaggtagcgcaaggaaacagacgaaagaaatggcccaacccacccccatacacatgtatatacatacatgtccacacacgcaaatatacatacctatacatctaaatgtacacatatatatacacacacagacacatacatatatacccatgcacacaattcacactgtctgcctttattcattcccatcgccacctcgccacacatggaataccatccccctccccctcatgtgtgcggggtagcgctaggaaaagacaacaaaggcctcattcattcacactcagtctctagctgtcatgcaataatgcccgaaaccacagctccctttccacatccaggccccacacagctttccatggtttaccccagacgcttcacttcacatgccctgattcaatccactgacagcacgtcaaccccggtataccac includes these proteins:
- the fid gene encoding uncharacterized protein fid isoform X2 — encoded protein: MSPEESRKEREARSVALERAYVHDVYDQISAHFSSARYRAWPRVKQFLTDLEPGSFVADIGCGNGKYLHINQQVFKVGVDRCFNLTNAARERDHEVMVSDNLALPFRDESFDAALSIAVIHHFATTERRVRALRELARILKIGGRLMISVWAMEQRHRKFESQDVLVPWHRPEQSSSDDKASSIERDLNSTTTDDDDLLHYHAHNHSDSDSCPSNRYGSRKNGRRRTRSRAIDPVGAASSSQSSSDLSSPNESCYSFVRRALQKLTSSRRGSSTSGRSWFMHGGSFSAFRSDSHSLSMEAGGASEPRPSFSEGQRPSVSNDGSLDSQENLDDVPIELRHLEPDDPALLDIPLTPAPPLPTTPAATIIIGDPDVKAKSKSLTDLVQASPRSPGSPLGPPGTLFGRKKSISREALDSKRISDVPSSVLRSKSSSSCLSLSSHDISSEGSVVTVAVKESDEKGGDEDVKADGVVDEPCMDSGDSPIVSRKRPTLKKQKASINESDASDVETPIVIEISKAPKTSETVNVPDATDDKDHLSIPKGLGIIKQSSLNDEFICIDRFLEKEKLKQSIQKQSSLNEDLIYGNKEEKQETLRESLFTAQFKRLQNIRESFQRLRTASLDRFEREKTDSSLKKGIVKLLQSWKSEILVTKDTKSPSCDGSMQEGDSESHHLEEGDPDHQLDDKKHNETRPRAQSIYQLGKSSDGSDALIDKARTCVMEKKFLGKEPSDRKSSREESSDSSKENSFQSDTSLDSEDSCVSVIFVPKPGQAGVNGTDKERNRSVSSESSEGSDKQHSPKSPRSPKSPKSPGPGGRYFTPTRYLGTKGGVKTGPKMGTQVLGGSTRPEQQRRISPPSDAPQEIPISVQSPMPTPEKTKSDSTIGREVPTIRTVAMATPRPPAGRGGSLGRLLNHNETTPPDTPPPTKSSCSGSYFSHSLVPKAVPLESPPLIGKSTSEVSPAPKKSTTSTVTTTSVKTPTSTQSIHQTSSQMSSQMSKYKPKYEPQVVKRDTSFTQQLSSLLLGENVEIIRKTGNSGSRNVQIVRKTVPRFLTFDVFNPETDDLDSDSSASSSPNSGSSVIERGWPTERDIEELDREIKRREEEERRRAVPSSGVASAERVMPPPAEMPKLSLVEDVHRMDTISEDAGEHSGTELNGAKTDKKKDCRISPLPLVVKLPSRSTSISRSFIEQSSLGVSRRELESMRQRSTSMASTGTTDVDKKFEAVSKVSTSSPSLLATSSSVVSSLDSSTDSVMKRSPKARRKLTIAHLDQPLPLQPSVDQKLESKKPSRSPDSLLERQRSPDSLLERQCLRSWVPDRHHQPKALSPLGSEAIGRGEMKPWAEVAIKPLTETVNLPPPTSWRGKFSPEGILKGISEFDKVSAQKKNQEAKKGELELPFTSPCRSSLSPSSSVSSTSPSLPRELGREDPLPRSPMLSSPTLSTSSGESRSGSHIAMSLFRESPFSFEMFRMNRSESSLPLLSPEESQPNHGTFKEPVKPIVIKESRHSSKVRLETDDMTKEARQGSHHIPCSTPTKEIEKSSKDEVSSKQRKSHGSSLKVRIEDTKQKENGIGKKNTCRLCARENDKRQKKKKQEQLTSVLGSKEQQLGITAKRRATNQGKTDGCRRGELRSQGSLDSAKEKESAASKSSPPLVRSGSLDLEKAERNRRESGLSRDASLSTSQDSLQSDMGGAPTLHRYYHVFREGELDQLIEKYVHNLHIISSYYDHANWCVIAEKVQVWTI
- the fid gene encoding uncharacterized protein fid isoform X1 — translated: MSPEESRKEREARSVALERAYVHDVYDQISAHFSSARYRAWPRVKQFLTDLEPGSFVADIGCGNGKYLHINQQVFKVGVDRCFNLTNAARERDHEVMVSDNLALPFRDESFDAALSIAVIHHFATTERRVRALRELARILKIGGRLMISVWAMEQRHRKFESQDVLVPWHRPEQSSSDDKASSIERDLNSTTTDDDDLLHYHAHNHSDSDSCPSNRYGSRKNGRRRTRSRAIDPVGAASSSQSSSDLSSPNESCYSFVRRALQVASDNSQQKLTSSRRGSSTSGRSWFMHGGSFSAFRSDSHSLSMEAGGASEPRPSFSEGQRPSVSNDGSLDSQENLDDVPIELRHLEPDDPALLDIPLTPAPPLPTTPAATIIIGDPDVKAKSKSLTDLVQASPRSPGSPLGPPGTLFGRKKSISREALDSKRISDVPSSVLRSKSSSSCLSLSSHDISSEGSVVTVAVKESDEKGGDEDVKADGVVDEPCMDSGDSPIVSRKRPTLKKQKASINESDASDVETPIVIEISKAPKTSETVNVPDATDDKDHLSIPKGLGIIKQSSLNDEFICIDRFLEKEKLKQSIQKQSSLNEDLIYGNKEEKQETLRESLFTAQFKRLQNIRESFQRLRTASLDRFEREKTDSSLKKGIVKLLQSWKSEILVTKDTKSPSCDGSMQEGDSESHHLEEGDPDHQLDDKKHNETRPRAQSIYQLGKSSDGSDALIDKARTCVMEKKFLGKEPSDRKSSREESSDSSKENSFQSDTSLDSEDSCVSVIFVPKPGQAGVNGTDKERNRSVSSESSEGSDKQHSPKSPRSPKSPKSPGPGGRYFTPTRYLGTKGGVKTGPKMGTQVLGGSTRPEQQRRISPPSDAPQEIPISVQSPMPTPEKTKSDSTIGREVPTIRTVAMATPRPPAGRGGSLGRLLNHNETTPPDTPPPTKSSCSGSYFSHSLVPKAVPLESPPLIGKSTSEVSPAPKKSTTSTVTTTSVKTPTSTQSIHQTSSQMSSQMSKYKPKYEPQVVKRDTSFTQQLSSLLLGENVEIIRKTGNSGSRNVQIVRKTVPRFLTFDVFNPETDDLDSDSSASSSPNSGSSVIERGWPTERDIEELDREIKRREEEERRRAVPSSGVASAERVMPPPAEMPKLSLVEDVHRMDTISEDAGEHSGTELNGAKTDKKKDCRISPLPLVVKLPSRSTSISRSFIEQSSLGVSRRELESMRQRSTSMASTGTTDVDKKFEAVSKVSTSSPSLLATSSSVVSSLDSSTDSVMKRSPKARRKLTIAHLDQPLPLQPSVDQKLESKKPSRSPDSLLERQRSPDSLLERQCLRSWVPDRHHQPKALSPLGSEAIGRGEMKPWAEVAIKPLTETVNLPPPTSWRGKFSPEGILKGISEFDKVSAQKKNQEAKKGELELPFTSPCRSSLSPSSSVSSTSPSLPRELGREDPLPRSPMLSSPTLSTSSGESRSGSHIAMSLFRESPFSFEMFRMNRSESSLPLLSPEESQPNHGTFKEPVKPIVIKESRHSSKVRLETDDMTKEARQGSHHIPCSTPTKEIEKSSKDEVSSKQRKSHGSSLKVRIEDTKQKENGIGKKNTCRLCARENDKRQKKKKQEQLTSVLGSKEQQLGITAKRRATNQGKTDGCRRGELRSQGSLDSAKEKESAASKSSPPLVRSGSLDLEKAERNRRESGLSRDASLSTSQDSLQSDMGGAPTLHRYYHVFREGELDQLIEKYVHNLHIISSYYDHANWCVIAEKVQVWTI
- the fid gene encoding uncharacterized protein fid isoform X4; this translates as MHGGSFSAFRSDSHSLSMEAGGASEPRPSFSEGQRPSVSNDGSLDSQENLDDVPIELRHLEPDDPALLDIPLTPAPPLPTTPAATIIIGDPDVKAKSKSLTDLVQASPRSPGSPLGPPGTLFGRKKSISREALDSKRISDVPSSVLRSKSSSSCLSLSSHDISSEGSVVTVAVKESDEKGGDEDVKADGVVDEPCMDSGDSPIVSRKRPTLKKQKASINESDASDVETPIVIEISKAPKTSETVNVPDATDDKDHLSIPKGLGIIKQSSLNDEFICIDRFLEKEKLKQSIQKQSSLNEDLIYGNKEEKQETLRESLFTAQFKRLQNIRESFQRLRTASLDRFEREKTDSSLKKGIVKLLQSWKSEILVTKDTKSPSCDGSMQEGDSESHHLEEGDPDHQLDDKKHNETRPRAQSIYQLGKSSDGSDALIDKARTCVMEKKFLGKEPSDRKSSREESSDSSKENSFQSDTSLDSEDSCVSVIFVPKPGQAGVNGTDKERNRSVSSESSEGSDKQHSPKSPRSPKSPKSPGPGGRYFTPTRYLGTKGGVKTGPKMGTQVLGGSTRPEQQRRISPPSDAPQEIPISVQSPMPTPEKTKSDSTIGREVPTIRTVAMATPRPPAGRGGSLGRLLNHNETTPPDTPPPTKSSCSGSYFSHSLVPKAVPLESPPLIGKSTSEVSPAPKKSTTSTVTTTSVKTPTSTQSIHQTSSQMSSQMSKYKPKYEPQVVKRDTSFTQQLSSLLLGENVEIIRKTGNSGSRNVQIVRKTVPRFLTFDVFNPETDDLDSDSSASSSPNSGSSVIERGWPTERDIEELDREIKRREEEERRRAVPSSGVASAERVMPPPAEMPKLSLVEDVHRMDTISEDAGEHSGTELNGAKTDKKKDCRISPLPLVVKLPSRSTSISRSFIEQSSLGVSRRELESMRQRSTSMASTGTTDVDKKFEAVSKVSTSSPSLLATSSSVVSSLDSSTDSVMKRSPKARRKLTIAHLDQPLPLQPSVDQKLESKKPSRSPDSLLERQRSPDSLLERQCLRSWVPDRHHQPKALSPLGSEAIGRGEMKPWAEVAIKPLTETVNLPPPTSWRGKFSPEGILKGISEFDKVSAQKKNQEAKKGELELPFTSPCRSSLSPSSSVSSTSPSLPRELGREDPLPRSPMLSSPTLSTSSGESRSGSHIAMSLFRESPFSFEMFRMNRSESSLPLLSPEESQPNHGTFKEPVKPIVIKESRHSSKVRLETDDMTKEARQGSHHIPCSTPTKEIEKSSKDEVSSKQRKSHGSSLKVRIEDTKQKENGIGKKNTCRLCARENDKRQKKKKQEQLTSVLGSKEQQLGITAKRRATNQGKTDGCRRGELRSQGSLDSAKEKESAASKSSPPLVRSGSLDLEKAERNRRESGLSRDASLSTSQDSLQSDMGGAPTLHRYYHVFREGELDQLIEKYVHNLHIISSYYDHANWCVIAEKVQVWTI
- the fid gene encoding uncharacterized protein fid isoform X3; amino-acid sequence: MSPEESRKEREARSVALERAYVHDVYDQISAHFSSARYRAWPRVKQFLTDLEPGSFVADIGCGNGKYLHINQQVFKVGVDRCFNLTNAARERDHEVMVSDNLALPFRDESFDAALSIAVIHHFATTERRVRALRELARILKIGGRLMISVWAMEQRHRKFESQDVLVPWHRPEQSSSDDKASSIERDLNSTTTDDDDLLHYHAHNHSDSDSCPSNRYGSRKNGRRRTRSRAIDPVGAASSSQSSSDLSSPNESCYSFVRRALQVASDNSQQKLTSSRRGSSTSGRSWFMHGGSFSAFRSDSHSLSMEAGGASEPRPSFSEGQRPSVSNDGSLDSQENLDDVPIELRHLEPDDPALLDIPLTPAPPLPTTPAATIIIGDPDVKAKSKSLTDLVQASPRSPGSPLGPPGTLFGRKKSISREALDSKRISDVPSSVLRSKSSSSCLSLSSHDISSEGSVVTVAVKESDEKGGDEDVKADGVVDEPCMDSGDSPIVSRKRPTLKKQKASINESDASDVETPIVIEISKAPKTSETVNVPDATDDKDHLSIPKGLGIIKQSSLNDEFICIDRFLEKEKLKQSIQKQSSLNEDLIYGNKEEKQETLRESLFTAQFKRLQNIRESFQRLRTASLDRFEREKTDSSLKKGIVKLLQSWKSEILVTKDTKSPSCDGSMQEGDSESHHLEEGDPDHQLDDKKHNETRPRAQSIYQLGKSSDGSDALIDKARTCVMEKKFLGKEPSDRKSSREESSDSSKENSFQSDTSLDSEDSCVSVIFVPKPGQAGVNGTDKERNRSVSSESSEGSDKQHSPKSPRSPKSPKSPGPGGRYFTPTRYLGTKGGVKTGPKMGTQVLGGSTRPEQQRRISPPSDAPQEIPISVQSPMPTPEKTKSDSTIGREVPTIRTVAMATPRPPAGRGGSLGRLLNHNETTPPDTPPPTKSSCSGSYFSHSLVPKAVPLESPPLIGKSTSEVSPAPKKSTTSTVTTTSVKTPTSTQSIHQTSSQMSSQMSKYKPKYEPQVVKRDTSFTQQLSSLLLGENVEIIRKTGNSGSRNVQIVRKTVPRFLTFDVFNPETDDLDSDSSASSSPNSGSSVIERGWPTERDIEELDREIKRREEEERRRAVPSSGVASAERVMPPPAEMPKLSLVEDVHRMDTISEDAGEHSGVSRRELESMRQRSTSMASTGTTDVDKKFEAVSKVSTSSPSLLATSSSVVSSLDSSTDSVMKRSPKARRKLTIAHLDQPLPLQPSVDQKLESKKPSRSPDSLLERQRSPDSLLERQCLRSWVPDRHHQPKALSPLGSEAIGRGEMKPWAEVAIKPLTETVNLPPPTSWRGKFSPEGILKGISEFDKVSAQKKNQEAKKGELELPFTSPCRSSLSPSSSVSSTSPSLPRELGREDPLPRSPMLSSPTLSTSSGESRSGSHIAMSLFRESPFSFEMFRMNRSESSLPLLSPEESQPNHGTFKEPVKPIVIKESRHSSKVRLETDDMTKEARQGSHHIPCSTPTKEIEKSSKDEVSSKQRKSHGSSLKVRIEDTKQKENGIGKKNTCRLCARENDKRQKKKKQEQLTSVLGSKEQQLGITAKRRATNQGKTDGCRRGELRSQGSLDSAKEKESAASKSSPPLVRSGSLDLEKAERNRRESGLSRDASLSTSQDSLQSDMGGAPTLHRYYHVFREGELDQLIEKYVHNLHIISSYYDHANWCVIAEKVQVWTI